The window CAGCCGCGTTTCGTCCAGGCGCGCGGTCGGGCCGGAGATGCACATCGAGCCCAGCAGCCGCCAGTGCAGCCCGAACACGGGGGCGGAGACGCTGGAGACTTCGGGCTCGCGTTCGCCCAGCGAGAGGTGGAAGCCGCGCCGGCGGATCATTTCGTAGGGTTCGCCGGATTCGCCGGAGAAGGCCAGGATGACGCGTCCCGGGGAGCCGCTGTCGAGCGGCAGGGCGGCGCCGATGCGCACGTGGTGGCGGATCGCCTGCGGGCCTTCCACACGTACCAGGCAGATGCGCTGGCCGCCTTCGCGCACGTAGAAGGAGGCGCTTTCGCCGGTCTGGATGGCGAGTTCGCGCAGCACCGGCTCGACCACTTCCTGCACGTTGAAGGTGGCCTGGTAGCAGGCGCCCAGCCAGCCGGCGGCGCGGCCGAGGCGCCAGCCGCCGTCTTCGGTCTGCACCAGGTAGTGGTCGGCGGCCAGGGTGCGGGCCAGGCGCAGCACGGTGGTCTTGTGGATGCCGGTGCGCCGGCTCAGCTCGGCCAGCGAGAGTTGCGGGTCGTTCACGCCGAAGGCTTCCAGCACGCGCAGCGCGCGCGTGACGGCGCCGACGCCGCCGGTGCTGTCTTCCTGTGCGGCGGGCCCGGCGGGCGGGGGCGCGGCGGCGGTCTCGGGCGTGCTGCGTGGCGCCCGGGCAGGCCGGGATGGCGGGGCGGGCGGAGCGGCCGTCTTGGATTTCATCGCGCAGAACGTGTTTCGCTGTGGGAAACGGCATTGTAGGAGATGAAACGCACGGCAACAATCCGGGGCATAACCACCCATAAGATCCGGAGACATCCATGCGCGCATCCCGCCGTAGCCTGTTCGCCCGCGCCTTCGGCGCCACCCTGGGCGTTCCCCTTCCTGTGGTCCTGAGTGCGGCCTTGAGTGCAGCCCTGACCGTCTTTCCTGCAGCCGCCTCTGCCAGCGCCGGCGGCACCGCTTATCC of the Cupriavidus malaysiensis genome contains:
- a CDS encoding IclR family transcriptional regulator, whose translation is MKSKTAAPPAPPSRPARAPRSTPETAAAPPPAGPAAQEDSTGGVGAVTRALRVLEAFGVNDPQLSLAELSRRTGIHKTTVLRLARTLAADHYLVQTEDGGWRLGRAAGWLGACYQATFNVQEVVEPVLRELAIQTGESASFYVREGGQRICLVRVEGPQAIRHHVRIGAALPLDSGSPGRVILAFSGESGEPYEMIRRRGFHLSLGEREPEVSSVSAPVFGLHWRLLGSMCISGPTARLDETRLTELAQTVMDAANRLSYAMAGSQREPMQIGRPATWHP